From Thermococcus celericrescens, a single genomic window includes:
- a CDS encoding TldD/PmbA family protein, producing MHELVEFAVEKALELGASYAEARFEEKNGTSLAMKNGNPEGLEFLAERGMGIRVLVDGGMGFASTNVLTKESVSEAVKKAVKLAKAASKVRNEPIRFSEEDFHEVYYEVKMRKDFRDVSPEEKMELLRKVEEEVTATGVNVPMRYLGYSDQVWHKIIANSDGAFIESVIPRVSVMYNLVVFENGQMEQAPFVQRAFSGGLELIERDEPWNWAVKDVQALKKLIYEGQKAPEGKVDLVISPEVAGIAVHESVGHPYESDRIFGREAAQAGESFVKPDMLGERIGSEIVTVIEDPTLPNSWGFYLYDDEGVKARPRYLIKDGIITEFLTNREYAYKLGQRSNASARAINYNREPIVRMANTYLAPGDYSFEELIEDIKLGVYMVSFNEWNIDDRRYQQRYIGREAYLIENGEIKHPVKRPILEITTRALWSSVDAVGKDVEMFPELAERVNRDRVSPSGWVERMRGSGIYR from the coding sequence ATGCATGAACTCGTAGAGTTCGCGGTTGAGAAGGCCCTCGAACTCGGCGCTTCCTACGCGGAGGCGAGGTTCGAGGAGAAGAACGGCACTTCTCTGGCAATGAAGAACGGCAACCCCGAAGGGCTGGAGTTTCTGGCTGAGCGGGGAATGGGTATCAGGGTTCTCGTGGATGGAGGAATGGGCTTCGCAAGCACCAATGTCCTTACGAAGGAGAGTGTGAGTGAAGCCGTCAAGAAGGCCGTCAAGCTGGCCAAAGCGGCCTCCAAGGTGAGAAATGAGCCGATTCGTTTTTCCGAGGAGGACTTCCACGAGGTCTACTATGAGGTCAAGATGCGCAAGGACTTCAGGGACGTTTCCCCGGAGGAGAAGATGGAGCTCCTTAGGAAGGTCGAGGAGGAGGTAACGGCAACAGGAGTAAACGTGCCCATGCGCTACCTCGGCTATTCTGATCAGGTGTGGCACAAGATAATAGCCAACAGCGATGGTGCATTCATCGAGAGCGTCATTCCAAGGGTCTCGGTGATGTACAACCTCGTTGTCTTCGAGAACGGCCAGATGGAGCAGGCTCCCTTCGTCCAGAGGGCATTCTCTGGGGGATTGGAGCTCATCGAGAGGGACGAGCCGTGGAACTGGGCGGTGAAGGACGTTCAGGCCCTCAAGAAGCTGATTTATGAAGGTCAGAAGGCACCCGAAGGTAAGGTTGACCTGGTCATAAGCCCAGAGGTGGCCGGCATAGCCGTCCACGAGAGTGTGGGGCATCCCTACGAGTCGGACAGGATTTTTGGCAGGGAAGCTGCTCAGGCTGGAGAGAGCTTCGTCAAGCCGGACATGCTCGGCGAGAGGATTGGAAGCGAGATCGTTACAGTCATAGAGGACCCGACTCTGCCGAACAGCTGGGGCTTCTACCTCTACGACGACGAGGGCGTGAAGGCACGGCCGCGCTACCTTATTAAGGACGGAATAATCACGGAGTTCCTCACCAACAGGGAATATGCCTACAAGCTCGGTCAGCGTTCCAACGCCTCGGCGAGGGCGATAAACTACAACCGCGAGCCGATAGTAAGGATGGCCAACACATACTTGGCTCCAGGGGATTACTCATTCGAGGAGCTGATTGAGGACATCAAGCTCGGCGTTTACATGGTCTCGTTCAACGAGTGGAACATCGACGACAGGCGTTACCAGCAGAGGTACATCGGCAGGGAGGCCTACCTCATCGAAAACGGCGAGATCAAGCACCCGGTCAAGAGGCCGATCCTTGAGATAACCACCAGGGCCCTGTGGAGCAGCGTCGATGCCGTTGGAAAGGATGTCGAGATGTTCCCGGAACTTGCGGAAAGGGTGAACCGGGACAGGGTGTCCCCGTCTGGATGGGTGGAGCGCATGCGAGGCTCAGGGATATACCGCTGA
- a CDS encoding TldD/PmbA family protein yields MFDVNEFILKKAKELGFGDVVVLGYETNRRQVRFANNEITVAKNWHERKVELFVELEKRVAGTSITELSEDNIERTLKTLLSNMKGMAPKEDYYGIAEGPFEYRDIPETFDRAIVELDEPNEYVERAINAALEEGAKRVAGVLYTDHTRLYLTTSNGVEAFDEGTGIEISVRAFIGDLESGHGTNSVRVLKKFDPESAGRNAGEIAKLAQNPEQGPEGRFDVIFDPLAFANLLSYMSFMTSAYAAEAGFSFLVNKLGQRVASEIVTIKDVGNMPNGYGSRKFDDEGVPTRETTIIEGGTFKTFLLNTSMAKKYGTETTANAGLIMPHTWNIVLEPGDYTREELFSEVKRGIYITNVWYTRFQNYVAGDFSTIPRDGIFLVENGELKPIRNIRVSDNFQRILEGIKALGKESYHIHWWEVDTPVSTPYVLVEDVGITRATK; encoded by the coding sequence ATGTTCGACGTTAATGAGTTCATCCTTAAAAAGGCCAAAGAGCTGGGCTTCGGTGACGTCGTGGTTCTGGGTTATGAGACCAACCGCAGACAGGTTCGCTTCGCCAACAACGAGATAACGGTAGCGAAGAACTGGCACGAGAGAAAGGTGGAGCTGTTCGTTGAGCTTGAGAAGCGCGTTGCTGGAACGAGCATCACCGAGCTGAGCGAGGATAACATAGAGAGAACCTTGAAAACGCTCCTGAGCAACATGAAGGGCATGGCCCCCAAGGAGGACTACTACGGCATTGCCGAGGGGCCCTTCGAGTACAGAGATATTCCGGAGACCTTCGATAGGGCCATAGTCGAGCTGGACGAGCCGAACGAGTACGTTGAGAGGGCAATCAATGCGGCCCTTGAGGAAGGCGCCAAACGCGTCGCCGGTGTTCTCTACACCGACCACACCAGGCTTTACCTGACCACGAGCAACGGAGTTGAAGCCTTCGACGAGGGAACGGGGATAGAGATAAGCGTTAGGGCATTCATCGGAGACCTTGAGAGCGGTCACGGAACGAACTCGGTTCGCGTTCTCAAGAAGTTCGATCCCGAGAGCGCCGGAAGGAATGCCGGTGAGATTGCAAAGCTCGCCCAGAACCCGGAGCAGGGACCGGAGGGGAGGTTTGACGTCATCTTCGACCCCCTCGCCTTCGCCAACCTGTTGAGCTACATGAGCTTCATGACCTCGGCTTACGCCGCGGAGGCTGGCTTTTCCTTCCTGGTGAACAAGCTCGGCCAGAGGGTGGCGAGCGAAATAGTCACCATTAAAGACGTCGGAAACATGCCCAACGGCTACGGAAGCAGGAAGTTCGATGACGAAGGAGTGCCTACGAGGGAAACGACCATCATCGAGGGAGGAACCTTCAAGACATTCCTGCTCAACACGAGCATGGCGAAGAAGTACGGAACGGAAACTACCGCCAATGCGGGCCTTATAATGCCCCATACATGGAACATCGTCCTTGAGCCGGGCGACTACACCAGAGAGGAGCTGTTCAGCGAGGTTAAGAGGGGAATCTACATCACCAACGTCTGGTACACTCGCTTCCAGAACTACGTCGCCGGCGACTTCTCCACGATACCGCGCGACGGAATATTCCTCGTCGAGAACGGCGAGCTGAAGCCGATAAGGAACATCCGCGTGAGCGACAACTTCCAGAGGATCCTTGAAGGAATCAAGGCCCTCGGCAAGGAGAGCTACCACATCCACTGGTGGGAAGTTGACACGCCGGTCTCAACGCCCTACGTCCTCGTGGAGGACGTCGGCATAACGAGGGCGACGAAGTGA
- a CDS encoding MFS transporter, producing MDYVKRFYLAGFFYLALYTGFYQVYLQSLGLSKGQIGLLMGIMLFLVAFLEVPTGVVADKVSKKTSVLMARTLSLLFLFLLYSADSFADLLLATIISALSTALATGAETGWLYELLKEDGRTDEYPKAYGRLRAFETVGGFAGTLAGGVIADVYGMRLPIILSAPFILASLLVLATIPKDTARSGLSYGHHLLESLRFVWNSRDVRWLFIYANIMGLPLTLFTAFMQLYFYGFLASVLAVSWVMALYMAISSASWYFDAGDSTRKRIYSYAGIVIPLLSFLAGLNGWLGFATLVLGTFIFSQAFKEWQGRFQSAIPDEKRATIGSLYSLMAAVANGVLNVIIGWLFDYVGIMRGILLASALFLGLGILAFIKQCKGFTEL from the coding sequence ATGGATTACGTTAAGCGCTTCTACCTCGCCGGGTTCTTTTACCTGGCCCTTTATACTGGCTTTTACCAGGTCTACCTCCAGAGTTTGGGTCTGTCCAAAGGACAGATTGGCCTGCTGATGGGAATCATGCTTTTTCTCGTGGCTTTTCTCGAAGTTCCAACCGGAGTTGTGGCGGACAAGGTTTCAAAGAAGACGAGCGTCCTGATGGCGAGGACTCTCTCCCTTCTGTTTCTTTTCCTGCTCTACTCGGCAGATTCTTTCGCTGACCTTCTTCTCGCTACCATTATAAGCGCGCTTTCAACGGCCCTTGCCACAGGCGCCGAGACTGGCTGGCTCTATGAGCTGCTGAAAGAGGACGGAAGGACAGATGAGTATCCAAAGGCTTACGGTAGATTAAGGGCATTTGAGACAGTCGGGGGTTTTGCCGGGACCCTTGCGGGGGGTGTTATAGCGGACGTATACGGCATGAGGCTGCCCATAATCCTGAGTGCGCCCTTTATACTGGCCTCGCTCCTGGTACTCGCCACTATCCCAAAGGATACTGCGAGAAGTGGCCTTTCGTACGGTCATCACCTGCTTGAGAGCCTGAGGTTCGTCTGGAACTCCCGAGATGTCCGGTGGCTTTTTATCTACGCGAACATCATGGGTCTACCCCTGACCCTTTTTACCGCCTTCATGCAGCTCTACTTCTACGGGTTTCTGGCGTCGGTTCTGGCGGTTTCATGGGTTATGGCACTTTACATGGCCATCAGCAGTGCCTCGTGGTATTTTGACGCGGGTGATAGCACAAGAAAACGAATCTACTCCTATGCGGGAATCGTCATTCCTCTGCTGTCGTTTCTCGCCGGGCTGAACGGCTGGCTGGGCTTTGCCACGCTGGTTCTCGGAACCTTTATATTCTCACAGGCGTTTAAGGAGTGGCAGGGAAGGTTTCAGAGTGCAATTCCTGATGAGAAGAGGGCTACCATTGGTTCCCTCTATTCCCTCATGGCCGCGGTTGCCAACGGGGTTCTCAATGTTATCATTGGCTGGCTCTTTGATTATGTCGGGATAATGAGGGGAATCCTTCTCGCGTCGGCATTATTTTTGGGACTGGGGATTCTGGCTTTTATAAAGCAATGCAAAGGA
- a CDS encoding MFS transporter, which yields MNLLRRYRLLFVLMNTGFIGNLTVIYYLSKGITYGQIGLVSAISALGFFLFEVPAGVVADKVSRKTSVLIGMGLFSLGTVILIFLRNFPMLIAYAVVSSLGATFVSGSLQA from the coding sequence ATGAACCTGCTCAGGAGGTACAGGCTTCTCTTCGTCCTCATGAACACGGGCTTCATCGGGAACCTCACGGTCATCTACTACCTCTCGAAGGGCATCACCTACGGCCAGATCGGTCTCGTGAGCGCAATCTCGGCGCTGGGCTTCTTTCTCTTTGAGGTTCCGGCCGGTGTGGTGGCCGACAAGGTGAGCAGAAAGACCAGCGTGCTGATTGGAATGGGGCTTTTCTCCCTTGGCACGGTCATCCTCATCTTTCTCAGGAACTTCCCCATGCTCATAGCTTACGCCGTCGTCTCTTCCCTCGGGGCCACTTTCGTGAGCGGAAGCCTTCAGGCATGA